In Syngnathus scovelli strain Florida chromosome 11, RoL_Ssco_1.2, whole genome shotgun sequence, one DNA window encodes the following:
- the LOC125977195 gene encoding transcription factor HES-4 — translation MKSREDTLCMDSTQMHPAMAPASSLQDSLTPTHKIRKPLVEKFRRERINSSIEQLKSLLSAEFLRQHKDSKMEKADILEMTVCVLRRLQSVPPTGACFERLESSCENSVAEEDFSPPSSPGSSSSSSSSSSKEECLSQSAPWRPW, via the exons ATGAAGAGCAGGGAGGACACACTGTGCATGGACAGCACACAAATGCATCCAGCCATGGCACCTGCAAGCTCTCTGCAAGACTCACTGACTCCCACTCACAAG ATTCGAAAGCCTCTGGTGGAAAAGTTCCGGCGAGAGCGAATCAACAGCAGCATCGAGCAGCTCAAGTCTCTCCTGTCCGCCGAGTTCCTCCGGCAGCACAAAGACTccaagatggagaaggcggacATTCTGGAGATGACCGTTTGCGTCCTCAGGAGACTCCAGTCCGTCCCTCCAACCGGGGCGTGCTTTGAACGACTCGAGTCTTCCTGTGAGAACAGTGTGGCGGAGGAGGACTTTTCTCCTCCCAGCTCTCCaggcagtagcagcagcagcagcagcagcagcagcaaggagGAGTGCTTGTcccagagcgccccctggaggccctgGTAG
- the LOC125977196 gene encoding transcription factor HES-5 → MKSREDTLCMDSTQIHPAMAPASSLQDSLTPTHKIRKPLVEKFRRERINSSIEQLKSLLSAEFLRQHKDSKMEKADILEMTVCVLRRLQSVTPAGAHFGRLGFSLEEKSVVEEDLSPLSSPGHGSSSSSSGKEEHSSQSVPWRPW, encoded by the exons ATGAAGAGCAGGGAGGACACACTGTGCATGGACAGCACACAAATACATCCAGCCATGGCACCTGCAAGCTCTCTGCAAGACTCACTGACTCCCACTCACAAG ATTCGAAAGCCTCTGGTGGAAAAGTTCCGGCGAGAGAGAATCAACAGCAGCATCGAGCAGCTCAAGTCTCTCCTGTCCGCCGAGTTCCTCCGGCAGCACAAAGACTccaagatggagaaggcggacATCCTGGAGATGACCGTTTGCGTCCTCAGGAGACTCCAGTCCGTCACTCCAGCCGGGGCGCACTTTGGCCGGCTCGGGTTTTCCTTGGAGGAGAAGAGTGTGGTGGAGGAAGACTTGTCTCCTCTCAGCTCTCCGGGccacggcagcagcagcagcagcagcggcaaggAGGAGCACTCGTCCCAGAGCGTCCCCTGGAGGCCCTGGTAG
- the LOC125977182 gene encoding transcription factor HES-5, whose translation MKSGETILCVDSTYTQPAMAPASSLQDSHPTLTHKIRKPLVEKLRRERINSSIEQLKTLLAPEFLQQQPDSKMEKADVLEMTVCFLRRLQSVRGGYAKCAREAATFLSEERAGKHLSQLRSSCEEKLREEDLSALEKEESSAKGAPWRPW comes from the exons ATGAAGAGCGGGGAGACCATATTGTGCGTGGACAGCACATACACGCAACCAGCCATGGCACCTGCAAGCTCTCTGCAAGACTCTCACCCGACTCTCACGCATAAG ATCCGAAAGCCTCTGGTGGAGAAGTTGAGGCGCGAGCGGATCAACAGCAGCATCGAGCAGCTGAAGACTCTCCTGGCTCCGGAGTTCCTCCAGCAGCAGCCTGACTCCAAGATGGAGAAGGCAGACGTGCTGGAAATGACCGTTTGCTTCCTCCGGCGACTCCAGTCCGTCCGTGGCGGTTACGCCAAATGcgccagggaggcggccacgttCCTTTCCGAGGAGCGAGCCGGGAAGCACTTGAGCCAGCTGCGCTCTTCGTGCGAGGAGAAGCTGAGAGAGGAGGACTTGTCTGCTCTCGAAAAGGAAGAGAGCTCGGCCAagggcgccccctggaggccctgGTAG